The following proteins are encoded in a genomic region of Dermacentor andersoni unplaced genomic scaffold, qqDerAnde1_hic_scaffold ctg00000143.1, whole genome shotgun sequence:
- the LOC140214473 gene encoding uncharacterized protein, whose translation MAVEVCVAALDEDPTLPDRSPIDVPDLDEQCHDRKFERLKQCRTARPPSALKNSVYNLSSYQPDGYEMAVLSLGLNFNTGPATDTKKVICAAERAVNLVDQSRRDEARTRVVNVLSKLHAQPTVDTLCKQERDAVKRLQENRDIVVLPADKGNATVLLDKSKYIEKMCLLLSDVHTYASVARDPTPKLQRDLQKLLADVFRMVPPQHKHLYYRLICHNGSAPAIYGLPKVHKPDVPLRPIVDFTRSPLHKLSNFLHRIISPLVGKRATHIRNTYDFIEKVKGTSVHPDEVLVSFDVVSLFTSVPIDMAVEVCVAALDEDPTLPDRSPIDVPDL comes from the exons ATGGCCGTGGAAGTTTGCGTCGCCGCCCTTGACGAAGACCCGACGTTGCCTGACAGATCCCCCATCGATGTGCCTGACCTAG ATGAGCAATGCCACGACAGGAAATTCGAAAGGCTGAAGCAGTGCCGCACAGCACGTCCACCAAGTGCCCTCAAAAACTCTGTGTACAACTTGTCCTCATACCAGCCTGACGGCTACGAAATGGCAGTTCTAAGTCTTGGTCTCAACTTCAACACGGGACCTGCAACGGACACGAAGAAAGTAATATGCGCCGCTGAGCGCGCTGTCAACTTGGTCGACCAATCCCGCCGTGACGAGGCTCGCACACGCGTTGTAAACGTATTGTCGAAGTTGCACGCCCAACCCACCGTGGACACCTTGTGCAAGCAAGAACGTGATGCCGTCAAGAGGTTGCAGGAGAACCGGGATATTGTCGTACTTCCCGCCGACAAGGGGAACGCTACTGTCCTTCTAGACAAGAGCAAATACATCGAAAAAATGTGCTTGCTATTGAGTGACGTTCACACGTACGCCAGCGTCGCAAGAGACCCGACACCCAAGCTTCAGAGGGATCTGCAGAAACTGCTCGCCGACGTCTTCCGTATGGTGCCGCCTCAGCACAAGCATTTGTACTACAGACTGATTTGCCACAATGGATCTGCCCCAGCAATATACGGCCTACCGAAAGTGCACAAGCCCGATGTTCCCCTGCGCCCCATTGTGGACTTCACACGTTCGCCGCTCCACAAGCTGTCAAATTTTCTTCACAGAATCATTTCGCCACTCGTTGGAAAACGTGCCACGCACATACGCAACACGTACGACTTCATTGAAAAGGTTAAAGGGACAAGCGTCCACCCCGATGAAGTCTTAGTTTCTTTTGACGTGGTCTCACTGTTTACAAGCGTACCAATAGACATGGCCGTGGAAGTTTGCGTCGCCGCCCTTGACGAAGACCCGACGTTGCCTGACAGATCCCCCATCGATGTGCCTGACCTAG